A section of the Glycine max mitochondrion, complete genome genome encodes:
- the ccmB gene encoding cytochrome c biogenesis B yields the protein MRRLFLELYNKKIFPSTPITSFSPFLSYIVVTPLILGFEKDFSCHSHLGPIRIPSLFSFPPAPFPRNEKEDGTLELYYLSAYCLPKILLLQLVGHRVIQISCVFCGFPMLQLPYQFGRSGMDRLNIPLGSLVFTLLCGIHSRLALGITSSSGWNSSQNPTTSPTSLPPTVSRTSIETEWFHVLSSIGYSSPFVSLFPIAVSMSLQD from the coding sequence ATGAGACGACTCTTTCTTGAACTATATAATAAAAAGATCTTCCCCTCCACACCAATCACGAGTTTTTCTCCATTCCTCTCGTATATCGTCGTAACGCCCTTAATACTAGGTTTTGAAAAAGACTTTTCATGTCATTCCCATTTAGGTCCGATTCGGATCCCTTCGTTGTTTTCTTTTCCTCCCGCGCCTTTTCCTCGAAATGAGAAAGAAGATGGTACACTCGAATTGTATTATTTAAGTGCTTATTGCTTGCCAAAGATCCTACTTCTACAATTGGTAGGTCACCGGGTTATTCAAATAAGTTGTGTTTTCTGTGGTTTTCCCATGTTACAACTTCCGTACCAATTCGGTCGATCCGGAATGGATCGGTTAAACATTCCATTAGGGAGCCTGGTCTTTACTCTTCTGTGTGGTATTCATTCTCGTTTGGCTCTTGGAATCACATCCAGCAGTGGTTGGAACAGCTCGCAAAATCCAACGACTTCACCTACTTCATTGCCCCCAACCGTTTCTCGTACCTCTATTGAAACAGAATGGTTTCATGTTCTTTCATCGATTGGTTATTCCTCTCCGTTCGTATCTCTTTTTCCAATTGCGGTCTCAATGAGTTTACAAGATTGA
- the orf117 gene encoding hypothetical protein, translating to MLQHLSFHQKKPISLMGQKDSIKFRERKANKESQSEMILSLRESKIKVGARITLGLGHLPDYLLSQQALARRRQRHKGRLLQNKRCSCSSFSWKKNGVESVSSGGIIFIYNSRIPSP from the coding sequence ATGCTTCAACATCTAAGTTTTCACCAGAAAAAGCCAATTTCTCTTATGGGGCAGAAAGATTCGATTAAGTTTAGGGAAAGGAAAGCAAACAAAGAAAGCCAATCGGAAATGATTTTATCACTACGCGAATCAAAAATCAAAGTAGGAGCGAGAATCACCTTAGGGCTAGGCCACCTGCCTGACTATCTATTGTCTCAGCAGGCCTTAGCCCGGCGACGACAGAGGCATAAAGGAAGGTTGCTGCAGAATAAGCGATGTTCTTGCTCTTCTTTCTCTTGGAAGAAGAATGGTGTTGAATCAGTTTCAAGTGGTGGGATCATATTCATATATAATAGTAGAATCCCGTCTCCTTAA
- the orf110b gene encoding hypothetical protein, protein MVNLYPQLSPQILMVGFNRSLFHLGQRGMPLYMLHRSMLLGKRLPLDPPLEHEGRIHKRLSIVKVCLWLCIYLCLLVLILISCRINGLNYCFFNASPATCSPFVLAPART, encoded by the coding sequence ATGGTAAATCTGTATCCGCAGCTGTCTCCCCAGATACTTATGGTGGGTTTCAATAGATCTCTTTTCCACCTAGGTCAAAGGGGTATGCCGCTATATATGCTACACCGAAGTATGCTCCTAGGTAAGCGACTGCCTTTGGATCCGCCTCTCGAGCACGAGGGTCGTATTCATAAAAGGCTATCGATCGTGAAGGTTTGCCTATGGCTCTGTATCTACCTCTGTCTGCTGGTGCTTATTTTGATAAGCTGCAGGATCAATGGCTTAAACTACTGCTTCTTCAACGCTTCTCCTGCGACTTGTTCTCCTTTCGTCCTTGCTCCTGCACGCACCTAA